A segment of the Streptomyces pactum genome:
GCGACCGCGCGGACGGCGCCGTCGACGGCGCCGTCGTCCAGGCGGCGGGCGAGCCCGGCGGCCGCCGTGCCGCCCCGGGCCACCTGGCGTACCGCGCCGTCCACGACCCGGTCGTCGAAGCGGGCCAGCGCCCGCGCCAGACCGAGTACGGGACGGACCACGAGGGCTCGCGCGGCCCGCTCCAGACACAGCCAGCCGCGCGCCCCTCGCAGGGCGGCGTGCGGTGCGGGTGCCGGGCGCCCGGACCGCCACCACGCCAGGGCGGCGGCGGCGAACACGACACCGGCGGAGAGGCCCAGCTCCCACGGCTGGGGGGACGGTTCGTCCGGGGCGCCGACCAGTCGCTTCAGCCAGGCCGCGGGACCGGGCAGGGCCAGCACGCCCAGTCCGGCTGCCGCGAGGGTGAGGACGAGGAGCGGAGCGGGGGTCGTCCGGGCGGTGCGCCGGGTGCCGCGCCGCTCGGTGTCGTAGCCGGTCGGCGCGTCCTCGGGGCGGGACCGCACGTTCTCGGCGCCGGACCGCACGCCCTCGGGGCCCGTCCGCACACTTTCGACGCCGGACCGCCCGTCCTCGGGGCCCGTCCGCCCGTTCCCGGGACCGGCTCGCCCGTCCTCGAGGCCCGTCCGCCCGTTCCCGGCACGGGACCGCACACCCTCGAGGCCCGTCCGCCCGTTCCCGGCACGGGACCGCACGCCCCCAGGGCCCGTCCGCACGCCCTCGGGGCCCGTCCGCACCTTCTCGGGCAAGGGCCGGGTGACGTACCAGACGGCCTTGACGCTGTAGACGGCCGCCACGGCCGCGGCCGCCAGTCCCACGGCGTACAGGCCGGTGCTGTCGGCGCGGGCGGACGCGAGGACCTCGTCCTTGGCCGCCCACAGGGACAGCGGTGGCAGGCCCGCGAGCGTCAGCGCACCGACGACGAAGGCACCGCCGACCAGCCGGTACCGGCGGGCGGCCCCGCGCAGGGCAGGCAGTCGCTTGGTGCCCAGCGCCGTCAGCCAGGCCCCGGCGGCGAGGAAGAGAGCCGACTTGGTGGCGGCGTGCGCGACGAGTTGCGCGGTGCCCGCGGCGATGCCGCCGGTGCCGGCGGCGGTGACCATGAAACCGATCTGCGCGGAGGTGGAGGCCGCCAGCAACTGCTTGAGGTCGCTCTGGGCGACGGCGACGACGCCCAGAGCGAGGGCGGTGACGGCGCCGGTCCAGGCGACGAGCGGGCCGGCCCAACCGGTGGCGGCCAGCAGCGGGTTCAGGCGCAGCAGCAGGTAGGCGCCGGCGGCCACCATCGTCGCCGAGTGCAGCAGCGCCGAGACCGGACTGGGGCCCTGCATGGCCCGCGACAGCCAGAAGGAGAAGGGCAGTTGGGCCGACTTGCCCAGCGCGGCGGTCACCGCTCCGGCGGTGACCAGGTGCAGCGAGGGCCCGGAGGTGTGCGGCAGGGCGTCCAGGCTCAGTGAGCCGGCTCCGCCGGCCAGAGCGGCGCCGGCCGCGAGGTACAGCCCCAGGTCGGCGGTGCGGGTGGTCAGGAACGCGACGTCGGCCGCCCGCACCCGCTCGGGCTGCCGCCACCAGTGGCCGATGAGCGCCCAACTGGCGGCGCCCATCACCTCCCAGGCCATCAGGAGCAGCGGCAGGGTGGTGGCCGTGACGGTGACCAGCATGGCCCCGGCGAAGACGAGCATCAGCCCGAAGAACCGGCCGCGGTTCTCGTCCCTGCCGAACTCGCCCGCCGCGAAGACGAGTACCGCGGTCGTGACGGCGGCGACGGTGACCACCAGCACCGCGGACAGGCCGTCCACCGCCAGTCCCGCGCGCATCCCGGCGAACAGCGGTGCGCCGGTCTCCGGCCGGGCCACGGCGACGGCGGCGGCCAGGCCGAGTGTGGCCACGGCCACCGCCCCGCCGAGCGCGGGAGCCGGCCGGTCGACGCGGGCGCCGGCCAGCGCGAGGGCCGTACCGGCGCCGAGCGGAAGGGCGACGAGCAGCCAGAGCAGCGCGCTCATCCCTTCAACTCCTCCGCCATGTCGGTCATGTCGGCCTGGCGGGCGCGGTAGAGGGCGGTGGTGACGGCGAAGCCCATGGCCATCTCGACCGCCATCGCCACCACCGCGGCCACGACGACCACCTGCCCGCTCGCCGAGGAGGGGGCGAGGAAGTGCCAGAAACCTGCCGCGGCGACGATGATTCCGCCGATCATCAGCTCGATGCCCATCATGATCATGACGATGGACTGCTGGGACAGCGCGCCGAACAGGCCGGTGCAGAAGAGCCCCGCGGCCAGGACCAGGATCAGTTCGAACGTCACCGGCCCACCCCTCCGCCGGCCGGGTCGTCGGCGGGCCGCCGGTCCAGGTCGTCGCCGAAGCGGTCGTAGCGCCCCCGGTGGGTGGCGAGTACGGTGGCGCCGACCATGGTGGCCAGCAGGACGAAGCCCAGCGTGACCATCGTCAGCATCTGATCGCCCATCAGTGACATGGCCACCTGGAAGGTGGTGTCCGCGGGCCTGGCCGGTGCGCGTTCGGGCCACGGCGCCAGGAAGATCCCCGTGACGAGAGCGGCGAAGACGGCGCCGCTGACGACCAGCGAGCCGCGCTTGTTGTGCAGCATCGACATCGGCATCAGCCCGGCCGGGTTCATCATGTACGCGATCATGAACACGGCCATGATCACCATCTCCATGACCATCATCAGCACGATCACCACGCCGAGGTACGGCAGCCCCAGCACGGTCACCACACCGCCCACGCACACCAGGCAGGCCAGCAGCGCGAAGGTGACCCGGGCCATCGAGTCCAGGGTGAAGACCAGGACGCCGCCGGTCAGGGCGAGCACGCCGAGCACCACCAGCACGACGGTGTCCGTCGTCCCCAGGTCCGTTGGCACGGCACGATCCCTCCTCTCCTGTTCGGTTATCGGTTCAGGACCACCACGGCCGGCACCAACGTCTGCGCGATGGTCAGCGGAACGAGCACCACCCAGGCCAGCTCCACGTACCGGTCGGCCCGCAGTACCGGCAACCGCCGCAGGACCACCACCAGTGCGGCCAGTACCAGCAGCGTCTTGACCAGCGACCAGGCCCACGCCGGCAGCCACGGCCCGGCGCCCCCGCCGAGGAACAGCGGCACGGCCATCGCGGCGCCCGCGGCCAGCCACAGCCACCGCCCGGCCCGCAGCAGCAGCCGGTCCGCTCCGGAGGCCTCGCTCAGCACGCCGCCCGCGATGTCGCGGCCGGCCGGGTAGGCGAACGGCCCCAGGAAACTGAAGGCGAGGACCCCGGCCAGGTAGACGAGGAAGGCGACCGGCATCCACACCGCGTACCACAGGCCGTGCTGGGCGGCGGCGATGTCGCCGACCCGCAACGACTGGGCGCCGGTGGCGGTGGAGATGAGCGCGAACATCAGCGGCAGTTCGTAGGCCAGGCCCTGGGCGAGGAACCGGTAGCCGCCGACCAGGGACAGGGCCGCGTTCGGGCCCCAGCCGGCCAGCCACAGCCCCGCCCAGGTCAGCACCTCCATGGCGTTGAACCACACCAGCCCGACCGAGGGATCGGCGACCGCCACGTTCCCGAACGGGATCACCAGCGTGGACAGCACCGCGGCCCCCGGCACCGTGACGACGCCCGCCCGCCACAGCAGCCGGTCGGACGCGGGCAGCCGCCGGGGCTGTGCGAGCAGGGCGCGGGGCACGTCGAGCAACGGCCGTACCGCGGCGGACAGGGTGATAGGCCGTCCGGCGCCGCGCGCGTCCAGCACCGCGTGGCCGGCCACGGCGAGCACCGCGAGGGCGAGGAGCAGCGCGGGCGCGGCCAGTACGGTCCACCACGCGCCGGTCTCAAGCACGTACCGGCACCTCCCTTCGGCGGGCGGCGAGTTCGTCGAGGTCCGGGTCGAGACCGGCCACGACGAGGCGGGCCGCCGCCAGTTCGGTACCGGTCAGCAGCCGGGGAAGAAGCGCGACCAGCGCGGCCGACGGAGG
Coding sequences within it:
- a CDS encoding proton-conducting transporter membrane subunit, whose product is MSALLWLLVALPLGAGTALALAGARVDRPAPALGGAVAVATLGLAAAVAVARPETGAPLFAGMRAGLAVDGLSAVLVVTVAAVTTAVLVFAAGEFGRDENRGRFFGLMLVFAGAMLVTVTATTLPLLLMAWEVMGAASWALIGHWWRQPERVRAADVAFLTTRTADLGLYLAAGAALAGGAGSLSLDALPHTSGPSLHLVTAGAVTAALGKSAQLPFSFWLSRAMQGPSPVSALLHSATMVAAGAYLLLRLNPLLAATGWAGPLVAWTGAVTALALGVVAVAQSDLKQLLAASTSAQIGFMVTAAGTGGIAAGTAQLVAHAATKSALFLAAGAWLTALGTKRLPALRGAARRYRLVGGAFVVGALTLAGLPPLSLWAAKDEVLASARADSTGLYAVGLAAAAVAAVYSVKAVWYVTRPLPEKVRTGPEGVRTGPGGVRSRAGNGRTGLEGVRSRAGNGRTGLEDGRAGPGNGRTGPEDGRSGVESVRTGPEGVRSGAENVRSRPEDAPTGYDTERRGTRRTARTTPAPLLVLTLAAAGLGVLALPGPAAWLKRLVGAPDEPSPQPWELGLSAGVVFAAAALAWWRSGRPAPAPHAALRGARGWLCLERAARALVVRPVLGLARALARFDDRVVDGAVRQVARGGTAAAGLARRLDDGAVDGAVRAVAAGARNLGRQARRPQTGLLHQYYAQAAVGFAVLVLIILLVR
- a CDS encoding NADH-quinone oxidoreductase subunit NuoK; the protein is MTFELILVLAAGLFCTGLFGALSQQSIVMIMMGIELMIGGIIVAAAGFWHFLAPSSASGQVVVVAAVVAMAVEMAMGFAVTTALYRARQADMTDMAEELKG
- a CDS encoding NADH-quinone oxidoreductase subunit J, encoding MGTTDTVVLVVLGVLALTGGVLVFTLDSMARVTFALLACLVCVGGVVTVLGLPYLGVVIVLMMVMEMVIMAVFMIAYMMNPAGLMPMSMLHNKRGSLVVSGAVFAALVTGIFLAPWPERAPARPADTTFQVAMSLMGDQMLTMVTLGFVLLATMVGATVLATHRGRYDRFGDDLDRRPADDPAGGGVGR
- a CDS encoding complex I subunit 1 family protein; amino-acid sequence: MLETGAWWTVLAAPALLLALAVLAVAGHAVLDARGAGRPITLSAAVRPLLDVPRALLAQPRRLPASDRLLWRAGVVTVPGAAVLSTLVIPFGNVAVADPSVGLVWFNAMEVLTWAGLWLAGWGPNAALSLVGGYRFLAQGLAYELPLMFALISTATGAQSLRVGDIAAAQHGLWYAVWMPVAFLVYLAGVLAFSFLGPFAYPAGRDIAGGVLSEASGADRLLLRAGRWLWLAAGAAMAVPLFLGGGAGPWLPAWAWSLVKTLLVLAALVVVLRRLPVLRADRYVELAWVVLVPLTIAQTLVPAVVVLNR